The Flavivirga eckloniae genomic interval AGAAAAAGCTATAGAAACGGGAGAAGGGCAAACTGTCTGGGCTAAATCTATTGGAGTTAATAAAGAAGGGGTGGAAGTTTCAACGTTTAGTTTTGAATGGAGTATTAAGGTTAAGGGGTAGTTTTTGGTGTTCGGTATTTAGTATTCAAGGGATAAGAGGTAAGGGATAAGGGATAAGGGTCTGTTTTCTAGGGTTAGAGTTTGTGTTTTGAACTTTAAACTTTGAATTTTAAACTTTATTAAAGATTGTGTAACAAAATATTAAACTAAACTACTTATTATCGAATTGTAAAATTTATAGATATGACAGCACACGAAATAGATTATAGAATATATGGTGAAGAAATGCAATATGTGGAAATAGAACTCGATCCGGAAGAAGGTGTTATTGCCGAAGCGGGTAGTTTTATGATGATGGATGATGGTATAAAAATGGAAACTATTTTTGGAGATGGATCTCAAAAGGATTCCGGGTTTTTAGGCAAAATACTAGGGGCTGGGAAACGTATTCTTACGGGAGAGAGTTTGTTTATGACCGCCTTTTATAATAACCTGGTTGGTAAACGAAATGTGTCGTTTGCTTCACCATACCCAGGAAAAATTTTACCAATTGATTTAACCGAATATGGCGGAAAGTTTATTTGTCAGAAAGACGCTTTTCTATGTGCCGCTAAAGGGGTTAGTGTAGGTATTGAGTTTTCGAAAAAATTAGGAAGAGGGTTATTTGGAGGAGAAGGTTTCATTATGCAAAAATTGGAAGGCGATGGTATGGCATTTGTACATGCGGGTGGAACGATGGCTAAAAAAGAGTTACAGGCTGGTGAAACTTTAAAAGTCGATACAGGATGTATCGTTGGTTTTACCCAAGGTGTAGATTATGATGTAGAATTTGTTGGAGGTATTAAAAACACCATTTTTGGAGGCGAAGGATTGTTCTTTGCAAAGTTACAAGGACCTGGTACAGTTTATATTCAATCGTTACCGTTTAGCAGATTGGCTGGGCGCGTTTTGGCATCTGCTCCTCGAGCTGGTGGAAAAAGTAAGGGAGAAGGAAGTATTCTAGGTGGTATAGGAGATTTGTTGGATGGAGATAATAGCTTCTAAATGTTAAATTTACATTAAACAGAAAAACTTATGTAATTTTTCATTATTTTTAGAGTTCAATAATGAAAACCAATAAAGCCTATAAAAAACGTCTACTTTTTATTACAAACCTAAACCTTTAATTTATATTATGGCAAGAGCAATGCTAGAGTATACCAAAACTATACTAAGAAAAGTTAGTTTTGATACAACGTTGTTTTGCAAAGAGGTACAAAAGGCGGTACAACGTTTACTTCCTTATGAGATAGAAGAGCTTAAAATTTATATTCTTTCTCTCGTACAGCAAAACCCCGAATTAGATCAATGTTTAATTTATTTAAAAGCATAAGAAAAATATAGAATAAACCCCAAAAATCAAAAAATCAAATAAAATGAGCTCGGTATTATATCGGGCTCATTTTTTTTAAATTCAACCATACCACAGAGTCTTAAAATACTATCTATACTGCTAGTCCCAATTAATTAAAAGTATATTAATGAGAAAAAAAATTACCCTGCTTATAACTATTAGCCTATGTCTTTTGTTGCCATTCAAATTTTTAAACGCTCAAGATTTTGTTGCAAAAATCGGATTTATGGAAGAAGTCCACATTTTTGATGGGGCATTTTATGAGGTTTATAAAACAATACCTTTAAAACCAAAAAAGGTGGATGTTTCTAGTTCTCTAAAAAGTAATACTAACAAGTATAAAAAAGCTAATTTACTAGATAAAGATCCAAAAACAGCATGGGTTGAAGGTGTAAAGGGCAATGGTATAGGTGAGAAAATTAGATTTTCATTCGATATGGGTACGCATCCCGATGTTATTACCTTTACCCCAGGATATTTTAATACAGAGGATACCTGGTATAAAAACAATCGTGTATCTAAATTCAAAATAAAGTTTTTAACCATAGAAGATGATGCGTACTCCAGAGAACTTTTAGGTGAAATTATAGTTAGTATACCAAAAGAACCAACTATTAATTCTATAGTTCCTAATATATATTCTGTTAATGTAAGCTCTATTTTTTTTCAAAACATGCCGGCTGAAGAATTTGAGATAGTTGAATTTGAAATTATAGATGTCGACTCAACAAATGCAAAATACAACGATACTTGTATTTCTGAAATCGGTTTTTATCAACACGATGATACTAAAATGATAAAGACTATATCTTATAAGGATTATGAGAAAAAACAATGAATGGGTACAATTCAATACGAGGTAGAAAAGCTGTTGTAATTTAACTTATTAGTTAGTCTTTATGCTCAGGAGTTTTGTGAAATTTATCGTTTTAGGTTTAATAATCTTATACATATAAGTAAGTCGGTTAAAAGAAATGTTAAATATTACAAAATAAGGACTTAAGGCATTTTACGGACGAAAGAAATTTTGTACTTTTAAATAAGCAGTACCATATAATGCTTTGGTATGCGAAAATAAATAAGTTTGTTATGAGAGGTCGTACATTATAAGGTGTTTTTTACCTTTTCCTTCGCTTCTTATTTGAACAAACGCTATAATTCTGTAAAAGTATAATAATGAAAAAGGAAAGGCTTATTAAAGTATTTGTTTCTTTGTTACTCATATTAAGTAACATAAGTTGCGACCAAATCACTAAAGATAAAGTAAGAGAAAGCATCTCAAAATATGAAGTAATTGAAGTTATTGGAAACAGTTTTATGCTCACCAAGGTAGAAAATAATGGAGCAGCTCTCAATTTAGGAGGAAATTTAACTCCATTTTTAAAAATCATTTTTCTACAAGTTTTTCCGCTAACAGTACTTTTGCTTTTATTCGTTTATATTGTTAGGGAAAAGATGATTTCTAAACTAAACCTAATTGGTTTCTCTTTTATTATTGGTGGTGGTATTGGAAACATATACGATAGGATTTTTTTCAATTCTGTTACAGATTTTATGTATGTGGAATATGGTGGTATTAAAACAGCTATTTTTAATATGGCCGATGTTTCTGTTGTAATAGGCTGTTTATTGGTGTTGTTAAATATATTATTGGTTGCCATAAAGCGAAAGCCATCACTTTCCAAATCTTAAGCACAACCCTTAAGACTGCCAAAGCATCCTAAAATAAAGAGCAATACATGTTCTTTAAAAGCTTTGCTGCATAAAGAATTGTCCACTTCAATAAGAAAACTATTTAGATGATGTTTTATGTCATACCTTAAGATGGTTAATTCTATATATGCATGTAATAAAGTATACGTTAAATTCCATAGGATAGTTTAATATTTACACAGTATGTTTTTATATTGATAATAAATACTTCGCTATTATCGATTTTCCAAAACTAGCTTAATATAATACTTGTTTAACTGAAAACAGGGGTATTGTTAACCCTGAAAATGGTGTTGTTAGCAGGTGTGTTTAAATTTAATTTTGCTTAAGCAAGTCGATAGAAAAGTATTTGCTTCGAATTAAAACTTTATCCCCTTAATCAATATGAGAAATACGTGTTTACGAACTTTAAATGTATTAGTGTTATTAAGAATTGTTGTTTGCGTTTTGGTGCTTAGTGCATATGGATGCCAATTTGCTAATAAACAGGAAACCGCAAAAATCGTTGAAGCCTCACAACGAGAGCCTTCATCAAAAATACCGTTTTGGAGATCTCCGGAAAATGGTGTAGATATTTTACCGAATATGAATATTACAGATTCGGTTATTTCCAGAAAACCATGGAAGCATATCAAAATGTCCATGTCTAAAATAACACTTAAAGACTCTAAACGCTATATTAACAATGATAATTGCAGGTATTACAAGTCTTTAGAAGCTAATTTTCGTGGAGAATGCGTAGTCAATGATCAATATGCCATAGTAAGCACTCCCGGAGAGTTTGGTAATGTTATAAGTATTTTTCCAGCGTTTGATGGTTCTCTGGACAAAGTAACCATGGATTTTAACGATGTACTTTACACCCTTACTGATTCAAATTTTGATGACTTTGCATTTTTTCAAGGACTTTATGATAATTACCTTTTTGTTGATACGGGGACATCTTCAGGTTCCAGAGGGTTATTTGTAGTAAATTTAGATTTGGGTAAAATTGTTTTCGGCACTTATACAAATAAAGTGGCTTCTTACGATGGAAAAAAGTTAACATATTGGGGTGATACTGATAAAAAGGCTAAAGATTTTTGTCCTAATATGGAACATACAGAACACTATTTGGTTGCTGAGCAAATAGAATATGATCTAGCTAGCTTAAAAGGTGAAAAAACCGGTAAGTTCGAATGTTATTTTGCAGAATAAATGGTGCTGTTTTGATGATGTGACAAGTTTTAATCAATATAAAAGTTAAATAATATTGGGTACTAGTTTCTTATTTTAATGTCGTTTTAATTACGTATTTTTCATGCTGGAGTTAGCGATTGTCTATTACAACGTTCTCTTATAACTTTAGTTGCTATTGTATGAAGTTGATAATTTTCGATATTGATGGAACCATTTTGGATTCTGTAAATACAGACGATAGATGTTTTACGCAAACATTTAAAGATTTGTTTCAAATAGATTTAACGCAAGTAAATTGGAACGATTTTAATAATGTTACAGATGAAGGGATAACCATAGAGATTTTTGAAAGATGGTTTAAAAGAATGCCTGAAAAGCAAGAAGTAGAAACCATTAAGGAGCATTATAAAAACTTGCTAAAGAAAAGTATAAATGAGTTTACTGAAATTGACAAGGCCTTGTCTTTTATAAAGTTGCTTGCAGATAATCCCGATTTTGAAATAGGCTTTGCTACAGGAGGATGGCAGGAAACTGCCGAATTAAAGTGTAGCTCGGTAGGGTTTAATGTAAGTGATTTTATTTTTAAATCGTCTAGCAATCATTATAACCGAGCCAAAATTATTGAACTTGCTATAAAAGAAGCGGTAGATAAAAATAAGTGTAAAGCATACGAATCCATTTTATATTTTGGCGACGGGCTTTGGGATTTAAAGGCAACCAAGGTGTTGGGAATTAATTTTATTGGGGTAGATTTTAACGGAAATAATAAACTCAAAAATGCAGGAGTTAAAAAAATAATCAAAAACTACAGAGAACCAGATAAAATCCTAAATCTAATTCAAGAGAGTATACCAGTCGAATAGAATGAAAAACATATTTAACAGTTTTTGTACTTATCGTTTAAACCTATATTTTGTAAAATCATAGGTGTGATTTTTTCCAGTCGTGTATGTCTGGTGGCTTCACGTTTAGCACTATTTATGTATTCGCAATATTCACGTTGTTTGTAAGGCGTTAATAATTCGAAACTGTTTTTTAAATCTTTATTTTTTGCAAATAAATCTTTTAATTCTTTAGGAATAACCATTTCTTTTTTACTGCGATCCGGTTTTGTTTCTTTGCCTAATTTTTGATTTTCAATAGCTTCTTTAACGTAGCTTAGAACTATATTTTTATCTATTTCGTTAATAGATTCAAAGCGCATTTGTCTTAAGGCCTTGGTCTTGTTTTCCTGGGCATTTAACAATAAGTTGTGTTCATCTTTTAAAAATACACCATTAAAAAACCAAATACCAAAGTGGTTTTTAAAGGCACCTAAACCTAAAATATTTTTATTGTTTATGGTGTAAACCGGAGCACTCCATTTTATCGTTTCAACACATTCCGTTGTGTTTATAATATCTCGTAATAAGTTTAGTGCCTCGCTATAATGAGCATTTTCCTCAATATATTCTTCAACAGAGTGGATTTTTTTCATTGTAATGATTTGTATACAAGTGTGTTGTCTTTAAAGTTAATAAAAAGAAACAACTTATAACGTGATCATTTTTAAAAAATTATATCATTTAGAATAGCCTTGGGATGTATAATAATAAGTTGTTGTTTAACTTATTAGTTTTTACGAAGGTATGTGTTTACTTCAATAGCCACATCTTCCCAGGTTTTGCTTACACCATCAGGTCCTTTATGCAAATCTAAGCAAGCTTTGTTTATTGATTCTAATGCACCTAGAGCGTTCCAATCTTTAAGATTCATAGATCCAGCCATATTTACACGTCTACCGTCGGTTATTTTAACTATCAGAGGTAAGTCGTTAGTAACACCATTCATAGTAATTGAAGCAGTACATGCATTGTTTTCATACTTAATAGTACCTTTTAAAAAATCGGTGTCTAACATAGCTCCAAAGAAAAACTCTTTTAATTTGGCATCTCTGGTTTCATCTTTTGTAATTAGACTGCTAATAGGAATGGAAAAGCTTAAATTGTTTAAAGCCTCCTGTGGTGTTGCTCCTTCTTTGTTTTCAAACTTTAATACGGCAAACTCACCATTAACAGCTTTCTTTTCTGTGGTTTTATAGGCCGTCCATTTTACAGAAGTACCTTCTGGTTTAACGACAAACTTTTCTGTAGATTCTACTTGAACAGGGGTGTCTGCGTCTGTTTTAGTTTCTTTTTTTTCTTGCTTACAAGAGGTTATTCCTAAGAAAATAGCGATTAATAAGGTGATAGATCTTTTCATTTTTTTTGATTTGTTTTAGCAGCGTGAAATTAAACTAATAATAATCGAATTGCAAATATAGGCATGACATATGTCATATTTTTAACGCATCACATGCTATACTTTTGGAATATAATTGTTAGGTATGTCAATTTCGTTAATAAATAAGTATAATATTGCGGGGCCTCGTTATACGAGTTATCCAACGGTTCCTTATTGGAACAATGAGACATTTTCGTTAAAAAAATGGAAATCGTCATTAATACAATCTTTTAAAGAAAGCAATTCTGAAGAAGGAATAAGCCTTTATATTCATTTGCCGTATTGTGAAATTTTGTGTACGTTTTGTGGTTGCAACAAGCGTATTACAAAACAACATGGTGTGGAATCTCCTTATATAACGGCAGTTCTAAAGGAGTGGGATTTGTATTTGGAATTATTTGAAGAAAAGCCAATTATTAAAGAATTGCACTTGGGAGGTGGTACGCCTACATTCTTTAGTCCGGAAAATTTACAACGATTAATTAATGGTATTTTAAAGCGATCTATACTCGCAGATAACCATGAGTTTAGTTTTGAGGGGCACCCCAATAATACCACCCGAGAACATTTGCAAGCGCTTTACGATGTTGGTTTTAGAAGAGTGAGTTATGGTGTTCAAGACTATAATGAAACGGTGCAAAAAGCGATACACAGAATTCAGCCTTTCGAAAATGTTAAAAGAGCTACAGACATGGCCAGAGACATTGGTTATACTTCTGTAGGACATGATATTATTTTTGGATTACCTTTTCAAACGTTAGAGCATGTAAAAGAAACCATTTTAAAAACAAAAGAGCTATTACCAGATAGGTTAGCATTTTACAGTTATGCTCATGTACCGTGGATTAAAGGAAACGGACAACGCGGATTTAATGATTCCGATTTACCTCCTGCCGAATTAAAAAGACAGCAATACGAACTGGGTAAACAGCTTCTTTCTGAAGTTGGTTATAAAGAGATTGGTATGGATCATTTTGCCTTAACTAGGGATTCGTTGTATGAATCGATGATACAAGGCAATTTGCACAGAAACTTTATGGGATATACGGCTTCTAAAACACAATCTATGATTGGTTTAGGCGTGTCTTCCATTAGTGATAGTTGGTACGGGTTTGCCCAAAATGTTAAAAGTATTGAAGGGTATTACGATTCATTAAAGCATGATATTATCCCGGTTTATAGAGGACATATCCTTAATGAAGAGGATTTAATTATAAGAAAACACATTCTTGATTTAATGTGTCGTTTTAAAACAACTTGGACACAAAATAATTTCTATTTTGAAGAGTTATCAGATGTTATAATTCGATTAAAAGAGATGGAGACAGACGGATTACTCAATGTAGGAACAAATAGCATTGAGGTGACTAAAAAGGGTCAACCATTTGTTAGAAACATATGTATGGCTTTCGATTTATTGTTACAAAGAAAACAACCGGATACACAGTTGTTTTCTATGACGGTTTAAATGAGTTAAATAAGAAAGGAACGTCTCTAAGCTTTGCGAAGAAGTTCCATATTATAAATAAGAACCTAAAAACAAAAAACCATGAAAAGAATCATTGTCCCAGTAGATTTTTCTGAACATTCAGAATATGCTTTAAACACAGCTGCTAAGTTGGCTAAAAAAAATAATGCAGAGTTATTGGCACTGCATATGCTAGAAATGTCTGAAGTTGTACTTACAGCAGGCGGAGAAAATCCACAAAAAGTAATTTATTTTTTAAAACTAGCAGAGCAGAGGTTTGAAGATTTTCTTAAAAAAGATTATTTAGAAGGTATTAAAGTAACACCAATTGTTAAACATTTTAAAGTGTTTAGCGAGGTTAATGAAATTGCGCATAAATATGATGCAGATCTTATTGTTATGGGGTCGCATGGTGCAAGTGGCGTTAAGGAGTTTTTTATTGGCTCTAATACAGAGCGGGTTGTTAGAAATGCAGATATTCCCGTATTGGTAGTTAAAAACACAGTGCCTCAAATTAATTTTGAGATTGTTGCCTATGCTTGCGACTTTTCGGAAGAATCGATTGACGCCTATAAAAAAGCCGTTAAAATGTTTGAAGAAACGGGATCTAAGTTGTATTTGGTTTATGTGAATCTACCAAATGATAAATTTAGAAACTCATTGGAGATAGAAAAGCTTGCTGTTAATTTCTTTACCAAAGCAGATGGAAATTTAGACCGAATGGATGATGTTTATTACACATCTGATTATACTATTGAAGATGGAATTTTAAGCTCTTCAATTAAAATAGGAGCAGATTTAATTGCCATTCCAACCCATGGTAGAAAAGGGTTATCTCATTTCTTCGAAGGAAGTGTAGGTGAAGATGTTGCTAATCATTCAACATTACCAGTGATAACATTTAAAATATAGTTAGTAGTTAGTAAAATTGATTATTGTGATCAGGCGGTCTTAAGGTATTTTTTACTTTTGGGATCGCCTGTTTTTTATTAGTGAATTATAAGATAAGTTTTTTTAAGGTTTACAGGTATAAATATTTCGCTTCATCGTAATTCACTGGCTTCAATTATTTTTCGTATCCAATCGTTAGGAATCATATCTATGGTTAAATTGATACGCTCTGTATCTCCAGGGTTGTTTATTTTGTGAGGGTCGGAGAGTCTTAAATACCAACATTCACCGGGTTGCATGTTAACCGGGGTGTTATTCAGGTAAAATACCACCTGATCGTTGTTTAGAATTGGAATAGTAAGCCGGATAACCGATTTTTCTACTTCCAATGCCAGGGTGGGATCGGTATGCTCTTTTACTACTGAGCCGGGAGCTAACCTTAATAATCGAACCAGGGTAACTGTTGTATTTTTACGGAAATAATCAACCACACTCATTAAGTAAGGTGATTTTTTCAGTTCTGGTGTATCCAACCAGTCTGTCCAGGAGCCATCTGCATAGTCATCTGCAGGGGGAGGAAATGGTAATGAAGGGTCTACAATATGTTCAGGCGATCGCAATGGAATTACATTATAATATTCAAATTGTCCTAGTTTTAAGGCTTCACATTCTTCGAGCATTTTAGCTATATCGAAGGTAAAAGGCAATTTTATACGGTCGCTGCTTTGTGTTTTTACTTCTTGATTTACCATGTGTTTTGTTTTTATTATTTTATTTGTTTAACCCTCCGATCCCGATTTTATCGGGACCACCTCCCTTTAAAAAGGGAGGAGCAAGTACTATTTCTGTTTTAATTATCTTAACATGTCTTTTTCCTTTTACTCCTTAGTTTAACAATAACTGCTCTCCTCTTAAATTTAAGAGGAGAATGAATTCCGATTTTGGTGGAAAATCGGGAGAAAGAGGAGTTTTTATTTTATTCCTCCTAATATTTTGTAACCCTCCGATCCCGATGTTATCGGGACCACCTCCCTTTTTAAAGGGAGGAACAAGTATTGTTTGTGTTTTAATTACCTTAACATGTCTTTTTTCTTTTACTCCTTGGTTTAACTATAACTGCTCTCCT includes:
- a CDS encoding TIGR00266 family protein, whose amino-acid sequence is MTAHEIDYRIYGEEMQYVEIELDPEEGVIAEAGSFMMMDDGIKMETIFGDGSQKDSGFLGKILGAGKRILTGESLFMTAFYNNLVGKRNVSFASPYPGKILPIDLTEYGGKFICQKDAFLCAAKGVSVGIEFSKKLGRGLFGGEGFIMQKLEGDGMAFVHAGGTMAKKELQAGETLKVDTGCIVGFTQGVDYDVEFVGGIKNTIFGGEGLFFAKLQGPGTVYIQSLPFSRLAGRVLASAPRAGGKSKGEGSILGGIGDLLDGDNSF
- a CDS encoding NADase-type glycan-binding domain-containing protein, translated to MRKKITLLITISLCLLLPFKFLNAQDFVAKIGFMEEVHIFDGAFYEVYKTIPLKPKKVDVSSSLKSNTNKYKKANLLDKDPKTAWVEGVKGNGIGEKIRFSFDMGTHPDVITFTPGYFNTEDTWYKNNRVSKFKIKFLTIEDDAYSRELLGEIIVSIPKEPTINSIVPNIYSVNVSSIFFQNMPAEEFEIVEFEIIDVDSTNAKYNDTCISEIGFYQHDDTKMIKTISYKDYEKKQ
- the lspA gene encoding signal peptidase II, whose amino-acid sequence is MKKERLIKVFVSLLLILSNISCDQITKDKVRESISKYEVIEVIGNSFMLTKVENNGAALNLGGNLTPFLKIIFLQVFPLTVLLLLFVYIVREKMISKLNLIGFSFIIGGGIGNIYDRIFFNSVTDFMYVEYGGIKTAIFNMADVSVVIGCLLVLLNILLVAIKRKPSLSKS
- a CDS encoding HAD family hydrolase, with translation MKLIIFDIDGTILDSVNTDDRCFTQTFKDLFQIDLTQVNWNDFNNVTDEGITIEIFERWFKRMPEKQEVETIKEHYKNLLKKSINEFTEIDKALSFIKLLADNPDFEIGFATGGWQETAELKCSSVGFNVSDFIFKSSSNHYNRAKIIELAIKEAVDKNKCKAYESILYFGDGLWDLKATKVLGINFIGVDFNGNNKLKNAGVKKIIKNYREPDKILNLIQESIPVE
- a CDS encoding YdeI/OmpD-associated family protein, giving the protein MKKIHSVEEYIEENAHYSEALNLLRDIINTTECVETIKWSAPVYTINNKNILGLGAFKNHFGIWFFNGVFLKDEHNLLLNAQENKTKALRQMRFESINEIDKNIVLSYVKEAIENQKLGKETKPDRSKKEMVIPKELKDLFAKNKDLKNSFELLTPYKQREYCEYINSAKREATRHTRLEKITPMILQNIGLNDKYKNC
- a CDS encoding YceI family protein, with the translated sequence MKRSITLLIAIFLGITSCKQEKKETKTDADTPVQVESTEKFVVKPEGTSVKWTAYKTTEKKAVNGEFAVLKFENKEGATPQEALNNLSFSIPISSLITKDETRDAKLKEFFFGAMLDTDFLKGTIKYENNACTASITMNGVTNDLPLIVKITDGRRVNMAGSMNLKDWNALGALESINKACLDLHKGPDGVSKTWEDVAIEVNTYLRKN
- the hemN gene encoding oxygen-independent coproporphyrinogen III oxidase, with product MSISLINKYNIAGPRYTSYPTVPYWNNETFSLKKWKSSLIQSFKESNSEEGISLYIHLPYCEILCTFCGCNKRITKQHGVESPYITAVLKEWDLYLELFEEKPIIKELHLGGGTPTFFSPENLQRLINGILKRSILADNHEFSFEGHPNNTTREHLQALYDVGFRRVSYGVQDYNETVQKAIHRIQPFENVKRATDMARDIGYTSVGHDIIFGLPFQTLEHVKETILKTKELLPDRLAFYSYAHVPWIKGNGQRGFNDSDLPPAELKRQQYELGKQLLSEVGYKEIGMDHFALTRDSLYESMIQGNLHRNFMGYTASKTQSMIGLGVSSISDSWYGFAQNVKSIEGYYDSLKHDIIPVYRGHILNEEDLIIRKHILDLMCRFKTTWTQNNFYFEELSDVIIRLKEMETDGLLNVGTNSIEVTKKGQPFVRNICMAFDLLLQRKQPDTQLFSMTV
- a CDS encoding universal stress protein; its protein translation is MKRIIVPVDFSEHSEYALNTAAKLAKKNNAELLALHMLEMSEVVLTAGGENPQKVIYFLKLAEQRFEDFLKKDYLEGIKVTPIVKHFKVFSEVNEIAHKYDADLIVMGSHGASGVKEFFIGSNTERVVRNADIPVLVVKNTVPQINFEIVAYACDFSEESIDAYKKAVKMFEETGSKLYLVYVNLPNDKFRNSLEIEKLAVNFFTKADGNLDRMDDVYYTSDYTIEDGILSSSIKIGADLIAIPTHGRKGLSHFFEGSVGEDVANHSTLPVITFKI
- a CDS encoding aspartyl/asparaginyl beta-hydroxylase domain-containing protein, with product MVNQEVKTQSSDRIKLPFTFDIAKMLEECEALKLGQFEYYNVIPLRSPEHIVDPSLPFPPPADDYADGSWTDWLDTPELKKSPYLMSVVDYFRKNTTVTLVRLLRLAPGSVVKEHTDPTLALEVEKSVIRLTIPILNNDQVVFYLNNTPVNMQPGECWYLRLSDPHKINNPGDTERINLTIDMIPNDWIRKIIEASELR